The Pogoniulus pusillus isolate bPogPus1 chromosome 24, bPogPus1.pri, whole genome shotgun sequence DNA segment TAACCAAGTTATATATTCATATCCGTAAGAGTAACAAAAGGAGTATTGGTTATGTGATCTCAGTGTCTAGCTTATTGCTGTTGTTACTTTCTTATTTACTACTTGGTGACAAATGTACCTCTCCAGAGAGGAGTGTTTATGTCTTACACCTTGCAAGTTGTGATGAATTTTCCCTGGTCAGGCTTGACCTCTTTTTGGAAGAGGTTTATGCAGTTTGTTTTAACTCTGACATAACCATCATCTTTTATCAAGCAGCAATGCTTAGATTGATACAATGTGGACCAGCACGtaagtttgttttcctttcaattGTAGGAGAGACAGATGTGAAATCAAAGAGTAAGATTGGCGGAGGCAAAACTGAAGGATGTTTTAACAAGATTACTGTTGTTGGAGCTGGAGATCTTGGCATTGCCTGTGTGCTGGCAGTTGCAGCAAAGGTACATAATTGTTATGAAAAGCAATAGACTCAGTTCAGAGAGGCTTCCAATTTAGTTCTTAGCACCTGACATGTGCAAATAACTCAGCAGTTTTAATACCATATCACTGCTTATCTCATTTGTCCCTTCAGTTCACTTATGGAAGTTTCTGTCGTGTTTTCTCAGTCAGCTTTTTAAATGCAATGAGTTGAATATTGAAATAAAGTATTTTGAAACCACTTAGTTACATGGGTAACCTCTTCCAATTAGGATCTCCTGGTCCCCTGGAAAAGGATAGTCTGTAGGTGGTCTGTGCTTTATTATGGCTATGTGCTCAGACAGGACAGTAATACCAGCATTTATAACTTCCCATAGGTGGTTTTGTGAGATTTTTGGGTTTGTAATGTGTTACTTCCCAATTAAACTCACTAAATCAAGTAGTTTTTCTTGTGTTTTGTCAGTAATTTTGTCTGTTTCGTACACAGTACAGCAAACACTGGAATTGGAGCAATGCTCTTTTTATCACCTCACAAGAACAGATTTTGGACTTTACTGTTCATCTACATTATTTTTATTCTTCTAGGGTGCTGCAGACAAAGTGGTTCTCTTGGATCTTTCTGAAAGTGCAGCAAAAGGAGGGACTATGGACTTGGAGATCTTTGCTCTGCCAAATGTGGAGATCAGTAAAGGTATTAGATGTTGTTTCTGGAACAGGGGCAAGTTCCTTACTGCATGTGTTCATTTTAATGAGAGCAGGACACCTGGGGAGATACAGAAGCTCTGGCATATAGGCCATCATATTAAAGAGATGCTGTCTTTTCATAGCTCCTTGCTTTTTGTCATCTTTTCAGAGTGAAGTTGGATTGTTAAGCAGAGCTTGCATTGCTTCTATTTCAGGCTGGTTTTCATTCTGTTTATAGAGGTAGAAATATATGAGTGTACTGCTAGGCTTAGAGGCTAATGCTGAAATTGGACtcacacagaaatacagaaggTGAAAGCTCACAGCTGTCAGCCTAATGCTTCAGTTCTTTAACTACTATTGCTAAGCAAGTTATAATGAGTGTTAATACTTTTTATGGTTGGCTGCATGTCCTTAATTGAGTTATAAGATCAAAATTATAGAAGCCTCAGATAAAGGAGTAAAAATCCTTTCCCTTCATAAAACCTGGAATAATCTTTTTTTAACTCTCTAGCCATGAAATCTTGGCAAAGCTTATCTGTCAACCCCATCTAGATATTTTCTGGTCTCTGCTCTCTAGTCTTGAGCCCTTGCAGTCTGCCTTCTGTTTGCCAGCTATAAAATGGGACAGTATTCTGTGGGAGatctgtgatgctctgaaagCATCCCACATTCCACACTGGGGAATAGGATGAGAAAGGGGTTGAAGAATTCCTAATTAATCTGAATGCAGTAGCTTTTCCTTTAGGACAGCTCTTTGTTTTCCATCCAAAATTTGGTAGAATAACATAAAATTTAAATCATATTTTCTTTATATTTCCAGATTTTTCTGCCTCAGCTGATTCAAAAGTTGTGGTACTCACTGTCAATTCTCTGGGTAATGCTCAGACTTACCTTGATGTCATACAGAGCAATGTGGATTTGTTCAGAGGAATTATCCCTACAGTATCCCACTACAGTCCAAACTCTGTTCTCCTTGTCGCTTCTCACCCAGGTATGTTGTTCTGTGGCCTAATGTTCTATGCCCCAGCTGGCTTTCTCTTTGGCCTGTTGGAAAATGCATTACTGCCAAATGCACCCACTCAGTCAAAAATTCTTGCTACTCTGAaagatgttttccttttcagctTTGAGCAGGACACTGTCTTTGAGGGTTTTTTCTTTACTGTTACCAAGATAAAAGAAAATAGTATACTTTGTTTTGTATGAAGGTATGTATTTCTGTATGTTTCTGTACCTAGTTTCAAGCTGGCTGTATCTCCAAGATTAGCATTCGTTGGCTGTTGTCTTGTTGGTTGTGTCATGTATGCATTTCTCCTGTGCCATAGAGATAGATGCATGTGTGTTATGCCTCTCATGATCAGATTTCTGATAAACACGATATAGTCTTTATAGTAAATATTGCAGCAATATTTTGCTGGAAAGTTTAAATCTATTGGGTCAACCtaagccaaaacaaaaacattaaaGGAAAAGAAGTGCTAGCCTCTCTGTCCTGGAAATACATTGAAGACAGCCCTTTCCTGTTTTTCAAGTACTTCTTGCCTGGTCTATCATTTAGGgctgtggagagggagaagggactGCTTGCCAAATGAAAAGTTAAACACTGAGTGAATTAAATTTAGGAGCTTGTGAGATTTTTGGTAGAGGGAAATGTGACTCATTTTGAAATCTCACTTGACTTCTCTTAAAACTTTGTGGGCTGTCagttttcttcctcccccccccaccttacTTGGTGGTTTTGGTTGAAATAAACCACTGATAGGTTCTTTCATACTTAACACCTGTTCTAAAGTGGAGGAGTTGATCCTGGGTTTTTTGTAATTGCAATTCATACTATACAGTTGTGCTGAATTTTGAGTGGTCCTTCATTGTCAATGCCTTTTTCTTTCACATGTAGTTGAAGTAATGACATATGTGTCATGGAAGCTGAGTGCATTTCCCAAAAGCAGGGTGATTGGAGTAGGTGCCAACCTGGATACAGAGAGATTTCAGTATATACTGGCAAACCTTTTGAAAGCCCAGGTCCCAGCAAAAGATGCTTGGATTATTGGTGAACAAGGGGAAGACAAAGGTAAAGTTACACTTTATTATGGCTGTGAGTCCTGGAAATGCTTAAGTAATTGAGTTATGAGAGGATAATTGAGAGAAGTCATGGAGATAGTCATAAGCAGGGTGCTTGATTCTCATAATAATGATTTTAAATAATGCAGGTTTTGTGTATGCCCAAGATTGTAGACCTAGGATGGTAGCAACAGTACTTGATATTTGTCATAGTAAAAATAAGACTTTTAAAAACAATACAACTCAAATGCTTTATATTTGGGATAACAATATAGTTTAGAGGTACTGGAGGAGAAAGGAAGTGTGATAGATTATATGGTAGGTTACTGCTATTGTAAGAATAACTACATACTACTTCCTTTTTAAGCAAGTGTTCTATCCAGGTGCTATTGTAGAGTTATTTTAGCAGGTTAGGGAACCTTAGAAAGCTATCAACTACCTTGGGTCATTGTGGAGGAAGAAAGATTAGGAAAACTTGAGTTTTTAGTACTAtttggtttgttgggggttttgttgttttggttttctaatTCTCCTCACCTTACCTGGTGCTTATTTTAGTCACTGTTTAGATGTGTGTTTAAATGTTGATTGTTTCTATTTAGTGCCATCGTGGACCAATTGTAATTTAGCTGCAAACCAGACAGAAGCAGTGGCTGCTCGTAACTCAAGGAAGGCAGTGGCTAACAGGTAATGCCACTGcagtctgttttgttttcatgtttAGACACAAGGTCATTGCAGAGTGTTTTTTCCTTCAGCTGTCTATGAGGAGGATGAAGCTTGTTCTAAAATGTTCACACACTGAGTTTACAGGACATTGTAGGTCTGACTGTCATTCCCCTTGACATATGTGACAGGCTCACTGTATTTTATGAAGATTGTGCCTGTGATGGCCTAAGGACAAAACAAGCTTTGTATAATACAGGCTAGAATATTACAGATACCAGTTTGtatgtttaaaacaaaaaaaaatagacaaACCTTCTGGCACACCTATCTCTGAGTTTGTGTGGAAGCAGATTCCTTCAAAGCAAGGCACATGTTTGCCTCATATCAGCTATATAACAGAAAAAAGAATTGGTACTAGTGAGGTAAAATACACATAAACTCTTCAAAGCAATTCTTGATTCCTTTCTGTTGTTTTCCAAAGCACAAGCATATTTTTGCAGTACACTTTCCATCTTATGGTTCACTTAATCTGTCTTTTGGGTTTTGCATGTAAACCAAAATAGAAATAATTATAATCTAAACTTcatgtttttctccttttcctggtTTATATAGAGCTATGGAAGTTCTAAAGGGAAAGGGTCTGAGATCTTGGTCTGTTGGGCTCTCTGTTGCTGATTTGACTGACAGTATACTGAAAGATAAAGGAAAGGTTCATTCTGTATCCACTCTGGCAAAGGTAAATGTGTTATTAATAGCTTTTGGTTGGCACTGTGATTATATTCTTTATACTGGGTATTAACCATTCATTTTGGCAGCACAAACAACTCATTTAAACTGTTCTAAGAAGCACTGCTTCTGTTGTTAGAAGACCATAACAGCTTTCTATTCTAGTCCAAAAATGAGCAAAAGTCAATTTTTGTGTTAATTCACTTCTAATACTGGTTTCAGATCATGCTCCCAAAAGTAGTAGAGTCCAGAGGGAAAATACATTCATGCTTTCTGACCAGCTTTGATACTTTACAGCAAGGAGAAAATTATGAAGCTGTATTGAACTTAGAATTGTTTAAAGTTATCCTAAGAGGCTTCATTAAAGCATTAAGTCATCTCATATGAGGAAGAAAGTCATGTAGAAATATCTGCTTCTCCTGGCTTTTGACAGGCTTCAGAAGGGAGATTTGCATGTCCCCAATGCAGGGAACTTGTACCAGCTTCTTATATCTATGAAATCGACAGAAACCTCACTTTATGTTTTCAAGCAAAGTTTTAATTGTaaaccaaaagcagagtgacaaATCTCTTAACCTGCAGAGTAGCTGCAGAATCTAAAACTTCCCATACAGACCCTAAAAGTAACCAAAATCTACAGGGTGAACTTAAATGATAGGGATAAAAGTTTAATGAAGTCTCTGACAGAATGAACATGGGATCAGTGCTTGAGAAATATTCCCCAGATATCTCTTTTTGGCTGCATTTAAAATTTTCTTCTGTTCTCTCCTAAAAGAACTAATGATGCTATAGTATCAAGTGTCCTGGCTTGTTCCACCTAAGACACTGATTTAAATGGTGTTTTGTAGTATAT contains these protein-coding regions:
- the UEVLD gene encoding ubiquitin-conjugating enzyme E2 variant 3 isoform X1, with amino-acid sequence MAAWEPALREQLRKYKFRDLTIEELKNVNKTYPNFTFSMNTYTFKDGSQKDLLNFSGTVPVKYGNSYNIPIRLWILDSHPFAPPICFLKPTVNMGISVGKHVDARGRIYLPYLQNWSHPKSTIIGLIKEMIAKFEEELPLYSLSSSDAARQSELLSYIAKITEGETDVKSKSKIGGGKTEGCFNKITVVGAGDLGIACVLAVAAKGAADKVVLLDLSESAAKGGTMDLEIFALPNVEISKDFSASADSKVVVLTVNSLGNAQTYLDVIQSNVDLFRGIIPTVSHYSPNSVLLVASHPVEVMTYVSWKLSAFPKSRVIGVGANLDTERFQYILANLLKAQVPAKDAWIIGEQGEDKVPSWTNCNLAANQTEAVAARNSRKAVANRAMEVLKGKGLRSWSVGLSVADLTDSILKDKGKVHSVSTLAKGCCSINSEVFLSLPCVLGANGVIEMVELDEDSLVQEKLQSSAGSIHDLQQQLKM